Proteins encoded by one window of Lathyrus oleraceus cultivar Zhongwan6 chromosome 1, CAAS_Psat_ZW6_1.0, whole genome shotgun sequence:
- the LOC127081125 gene encoding heparanase-like protein 3 codes for MGSLVQILGLFCLVCFSFFVVNTVSESVKKGSVVIDGSSVIGNIDDDFVCATLDWWPPQKCDYGTCSWGFASLLNLDLNNKIFLNAVKAFTPLKLRLGGSLQDKVIYGTDDYKQPCTPFVRNESEMFGFTQGCLPMARWDELNDFFQKAGANIVFGLSALNGKSIHSGSAIGPWNYTNAESFIKYTVGKNYDIRGWELGNELSGSGVGTRISADQYASDFASLSNIVQNAYKDIEPKPLVIAPGGFFDATWFKEFITKSGNSLDVVTHHIYNLGPGVDTHLVEKILNPSYLDGEKSTFKALKDVLGSTATSATSWVGESGGAYNSGHHLVSDAFVYSFWYLDQLGMSASYDTKTYCRQSLIGGNYGLLNTTNFHPNPDYYSALLWHRLMGRRVLSTTFSGTNKIRAYAHCAKQSKGITILLINLDNSTTIEATFGNTNSLWYRKMSYSSKVMKLPLLSDSETTREEYHLTAQNGNIHSQIMLLNGNVLTVNSDGEIPPLEPIIVNSSKPIRVAPFSIVFSHIPDAVLSACS; via the exons ATGGGTTCTTTGGTTCAGATTCTGGGTCTGTTCTGTTTGGTATGTTTCAGCTTTTTTGTTGTGAACACAGTGAGTGAAAGTGTGAAGAAAGGGAGTGTTGTAATTGATGGGAGCTCTGTGATTGGAAAtattgatgatgattttgtttGTGCTACTTTGGATTGGTGGCCTCCTCAAAAATGTGATTATGGTACTTGTAGTTggggttttgcttctcttctcAATCTG GATCTCAACAACAAGATTTTTTTAAATGCAGTGAAAG CCTTTACGCCATTGAAACTGAGATTAGGCGGAAGTTTGCAAGATAAGGTGATATATGGGACCGATGATTACAAACAACCATGCACTCCTTTTGTTCGAAACGAATCGGAAATGTTTGGATTCACACAAGGGTGCCTCCCGATGGCAAGATGGGATGAACTTAATGATTTCTTCCAGAAAGCAGG GGCTAACATTGTGTTTGGATTGAGTGCTCTTAATGGAAAGTCAATCCATTCTGGTTCTGCAATAGGCCCTTGGAATTACACCAATGCCGAATCGTTTATTAAATACACTGTTGGGAAGAACTATGACATTCGTGGATGGGAACTCG GCAACGAATTAAGCGGGAGTGGTGTTGGAACGCGTATTTCTGCAGACCAATATGCTTCTGATTTTGCTTCTTTAAGCAACATTGTTCAAAATGCATATAAAGACATTGAGCCTAAGCCATTAGTCATTGCTCCCGGAGGTTTCTTTGATGCAACTTGGTTCAAGGAGTTCATAACCAAATCTGGCAACTCTTTGGATGTCGTCACCCACCACATTTATAACCTTGGACCAG GAGTTGATACGCACCTTGTGGAAAAAATTCTGAATCCTTCATATCTTGATGGAGAGAAAAGTACATTCAAAGCCCTGAAAGATGTACTTGGAAGTACAGCAACTTCAGCAACATCGTGGGTTGGTGAGTCGGGAGGGGCTTATAACAGTGGCCATCATCTTGTATCCGATGCATTTGTGTACAGTTTTTG GTATTTGGATCAACTCGGTATGTCTGCGTCATACGACACTAAAACATACTGCAGACAGAGTTTGATTGGAGGAAACTATGGTTTACTCAATACTACCAATTTCCATCCAAATCCAGACTATTATAG TGCTCTTCTTTGGCACCGACTCATGGGAAGACGCGTACTATCAACTACCTTCTCAGGGACAAACAAGATACGAGCTTATGCACACTGCGCAAAGCAATCC AAAGGAATCACCATACTATTGATCAACCTAGACAACAGCACAACTATTGAAGCAACCTTTGGCAACACTAACAGTCTGTGGTACAGAAAGATGTCTTATAGTTCAAAAGTAATGAAACTACCTCTTCTCAGCGATAGTGAAACAACAAGAGAAGAATACCATCTAACTGCACAAAATGGAAACATACATAGCCAAATCATGTTACTGAATGGAAATGTTTTAACTGTAAATTCAGATGGTGAAATCCCTCCTTTGGAGCCAATAATTGTAAACTCATCAAAGCCAATAAGGGTTGCTCCTTTCTCTATTGTATTTTCTCATATACCTGATGCTGTTCTTTCGGCTTGCAGCTAG